A window from Candidatus Gracilibacteria bacterium encodes these proteins:
- a CDS encoding transglycosylase SLT domain-containing protein, producing MTENSDKTPPGKESKEEGLVNPYEPLKPLPKEIGGSVGDYAASVAAILGAVGTLLSNVPGDEQGFKPKPSPEETPKETPQEPMDRASTESGPLEDETGEEGLERRHSIVGEIVRSQNYGDGVTTQENLDHLVEMFKGVFRARQGRVYYYGAKGELFLSDEVPANWFVAVETGKTKQVKKTTGKGRHKKTKLVEVPIMLEAMTAEEKTAWHNEHRTQIPTKNGEKHLARDARDLGYPFVATPVLPGVEPGSNEGQSLIEVVLSRLNSQVVDPGRGTNEGPRHLEGEKMRLYDAILKMADAYDIPHAVALGIAANESGYDRNAVSSANAYGIFQIQKGAYEDAKRYADKHPEFSGRVRKGALLGFKEDFHRVTEWKNRLVQAEMFCAYFRVIQGQLEEDVLALETRLLELDPMYSMGTLNVIAAITAYNAGPTRIKKTIRSFLRLNDDEIKEMIGRSPYGMDVWQAVLANSFGRLIKNKRTGKEGTTGVGPHVFTYASKVLAMGSLIVEEENVLGLLAKHGQKQYQPPASTVKEEPVYVEQSKGKSRLPLVGAALLSILGALVSAKQARKGLKGQGMNRRSFVQGAAALIGLGVPAARLLGGPSQDSKEEERVSSGEMSYETYPEAIEQGKRQLNKLFVELKESQQYRLVTEETNRLSNNVTAERVDELKPLIQEVFGKDWNTYLVPNSSNVLPALPADFFADEAAAQDEYLKNGIASGEIIPLEADNPNLPYFCQGLGSESGIKNNPEVMYVHKEFLPILGTLVVLVNHQIDAFNEDPQSFGMQDETFPKIPHITGIKLSGGYRRLKDRYAKSTKSFSDHWMATALDMISQGPTEGTGVVRFKEALVQGGTVLVPAGGKLPAQRRCNKTRDIVLTMVKRALFVLEDVLKANPGLPQILPRYEGAGAAHNWHVAMVPSRIAHPE from the coding sequence ATGACGGAAAACTCAGACAAAACCCCTCCGGGAAAAGAGAGTAAAGAAGAAGGACTTGTGAATCCATATGAGCCTCTTAAGCCACTTCCTAAGGAAATTGGTGGAAGTGTCGGAGACTATGCAGCTTCCGTGGCAGCCATACTTGGAGCGGTTGGAACTTTGCTGAGCAATGTACCGGGGGATGAACAAGGATTTAAACCAAAACCGTCTCCAGAAGAAACTCCGAAAGAAACGCCGCAAGAACCAATGGACCGGGCTTCCACTGAAAGTGGTCCTCTGGAGGATGAGACTGGAGAAGAGGGGCTCGAACGGAGGCATTCCATCGTTGGAGAAATTGTAAGATCACAAAACTATGGAGATGGAGTGACTACCCAAGAAAATTTGGACCATTTGGTGGAGATGTTTAAAGGGGTTTTTCGTGCAAGACAGGGGAGAGTGTATTACTACGGAGCCAAGGGAGAACTGTTTCTATCGGATGAGGTACCTGCAAACTGGTTTGTAGCCGTCGAAACAGGTAAGACGAAACAGGTCAAAAAAACAACGGGAAAAGGAAGACATAAAAAAACGAAACTTGTTGAGGTGCCTATTATGTTGGAAGCCATGACGGCTGAGGAAAAAACAGCTTGGCATAATGAACACCGAACCCAGATTCCCACCAAGAACGGGGAGAAACATCTTGCTAGGGATGCAAGAGATCTTGGATATCCTTTTGTAGCTACGCCGGTCTTGCCGGGTGTGGAGCCGGGTTCCAACGAAGGCCAATCACTCATTGAGGTGGTCTTATCCCGATTGAATTCGCAAGTAGTCGACCCGGGGAGAGGCACCAACGAGGGACCTCGTCACCTGGAAGGGGAAAAGATGCGGCTCTACGATGCTATTTTAAAGATGGCCGACGCCTATGATATTCCCCATGCCGTCGCCCTGGGTATCGCTGCAAATGAAAGTGGATACGATCGAAATGCGGTATCCTCGGCCAATGCGTACGGAATTTTTCAAATTCAAAAAGGAGCTTACGAAGATGCAAAACGCTATGCGGACAAACATCCGGAATTTTCCGGAAGAGTTCGCAAAGGGGCCTTGCTAGGATTCAAAGAGGATTTTCATAGAGTGACTGAATGGAAAAACCGCCTGGTTCAGGCGGAAATGTTTTGTGCCTATTTCAGGGTGATTCAAGGTCAACTCGAAGAAGATGTCTTGGCTCTTGAAACTCGCCTACTCGAATTGGATCCCATGTATTCTATGGGAACTTTGAATGTAATAGCGGCTATCACTGCATACAACGCCGGTCCGACCCGTATCAAAAAAACCATTCGAAGTTTTTTACGGTTGAATGACGACGAGATTAAAGAAATGATAGGAAGATCTCCTTACGGAATGGATGTTTGGCAGGCGGTGCTCGCGAATTCCTTTGGGCGCTTGATTAAAAATAAAAGAACCGGAAAAGAAGGGACAACAGGAGTGGGTCCGCATGTTTTCACCTATGCTTCTAAAGTTTTGGCCATGGGTTCACTCATCGTGGAAGAAGAAAATGTCTTGGGGCTTTTGGCCAAACATGGACAAAAGCAATATCAGCCTCCCGCTAGTACGGTAAAAGAAGAACCTGTTTATGTAGAACAATCCAAAGGGAAAAGTAGGCTACCCCTCGTGGGTGCCGCTTTACTCTCCATACTGGGAGCTTTGGTCTCCGCTAAACAGGCGCGCAAAGGTTTAAAAGGGCAAGGGATGAATCGTCGTAGCTTTGTTCAAGGGGCGGCCGCTCTGATAGGGCTCGGAGTACCTGCAGCAAGACTCCTTGGAGGCCCCTCCCAAGATTCTAAGGAGGAAGAAAGAGTGAGTTCAGGTGAAATGTCTTATGAAACATATCCGGAAGCGATTGAGCAGGGGAAACGACAATTGAATAAGCTCTTTGTGGAGTTAAAAGAAAGTCAACAATACAGATTGGTCACAGAAGAAACCAATCGGCTGTCCAACAATGTAACGGCTGAACGGGTGGATGAACTCAAGCCTTTGATTCAAGAAGTGTTTGGAAAAGATTGGAACACCTATCTTGTTCCCAATTCCTCCAATGTTTTACCTGCTTTGCCCGCCGACTTTTTTGCTGATGAAGCAGCGGCTCAGGATGAATATCTGAAGAATGGAATAGCCTCTGGCGAGATCATTCCGCTAGAAGCGGATAACCCCAATTTGCCCTACTTCTGTCAGGGGCTGGGGAGTGAAAGCGGAATTAAGAATAATCCGGAAGTTATGTATGTCCATAAAGAATTTTTACCTATATTGGGAACTTTGGTGGTTTTGGTAAACCATCAAATCGATGCCTTCAATGAAGATCCACAGTCCTTTGGTATGCAAGACGAAACTTTCCCGAAAATCCCTCATATCACTGGGATAAAACTGTCGGGAGGATACAGGCGTTTGAAAGATAGATATGCTAAATCAACCAAAAGTTTCTCAGATCACTGGATGGCAACCGCTCTCGACATGATTTCACAAGGCCCTACTGAGGGGACCGGTGTGGTCAGATTCAAAGAAGCTTTGGTCCAAGGGGGGACTGTTTTAGTCCCGGCAGGAGGCAAGCTTCCTGCTCAGCGACGATGCAATAAGACACGAGATATCGTACTGACCATGGTTAAGCGTGCACTCTTTGTCCTTGAAGATGTTTTGAAGGCTAATCCTGGCCTTCCTCAAATCCTCCCACGGTACGAAGGGGCGGGAGCCGCACACAACTGGCATGTAGCCATGGTCCCATCCAGGATTGCTCATCCCGAATAG
- a CDS encoding YebC/PmpR family DNA-binding transcriptional regulator, with protein MARHSHFANMKRWKAVVDAQRGKVFTVHARLIAVAAKNGGDPTMNPLLRTAIEHAKAANVPNANIERAIKKGTGEDKEGSVFEEVTYEAMGPGGSGFLIDVITDNKNRALLNIRTILGKNGGNLGAAGSVAWRFDKKAFLLVDTKGQSGDEVELLLIDAGADDFILADGKYEVYGASERLGAMKKAMLEAGFLVEKDELVWQAKEDLILSDLDTAQKFLKLSEALEADEDVVRVTSNADFDEAILGEL; from the coding sequence ATGGCACGACACAGTCATTTTGCGAACATGAAGCGGTGGAAGGCCGTGGTGGATGCACAGCGGGGCAAGGTTTTTACGGTGCACGCGCGGTTGATTGCGGTGGCGGCCAAGAATGGAGGGGATCCCACTATGAACCCGCTCTTGCGAACGGCTATTGAGCATGCGAAGGCGGCGAATGTACCCAATGCCAATATTGAACGGGCTATTAAGAAAGGGACCGGTGAGGATAAAGAGGGCAGCGTGTTTGAAGAAGTGACCTATGAGGCCATGGGCCCGGGCGGCAGCGGATTCTTAATCGATGTGATTACCGATAATAAAAATCGGGCGCTGCTCAACATTCGAACGATTTTGGGAAAGAATGGAGGAAACTTGGGCGCGGCGGGCAGTGTGGCCTGGCGTTTTGACAAAAAAGCTTTTCTGCTTGTGGACACAAAGGGTCAAAGTGGAGATGAAGTGGAATTGCTCTTGATTGATGCGGGTGCGGACGATTTTATACTGGCAGATGGGAAATATGAGGTTTATGGGGCATCGGAGCGATTGGGTGCGATGAAAAAGGCCATGCTTGAAGCTGGGTTCTTGGTGGAAAAAGATGAACTCGTGTGGCAAGCCAAAGAAGATCTTATTCTTTCCGATTTGGATACGGCTCAAAAATTTCTAAAACTGAGTGAGGCGCTTGAGGCCGATGAAGATGTTGTGCGCGTGACGAGCAATGCGGATTTCGATGAGGCTATTTTAGGAGAGCTCTAG